One region of Camelina sativa cultivar DH55 chromosome 6, Cs, whole genome shotgun sequence genomic DNA includes:
- the LOC104699269 gene encoding protein DMR6-LIKE OXYGENASE 1-like — MSPSTIAPVVEEENKKYQKDLAELLGPNRPHVLQTIAEACETYGFFQVVNHGMEGDVSRNMIEVCKIFFELPYEERSKHMSADMSAPVRYGTSFNQIKDNVFCWRDFLKLYAHPLPDYLPYWPSSPSDFRGWTYNI, encoded by the exons ATGTCGCCGTCGACGATAGCTCCGGTGgtggaagaagagaacaagaaataccaaaaag ATCTCGCTGAGCTCCTTGGACCTAACCGGCCTCACGTTCTACAAACCATAGCTGAGGCCTGCGAAACCTACGGCTTCTTCCAG GTGGTGAATCATGGGATGGAGGGAGATGTGAGCAGGAACATGATAGAAGTGTGTAAGATATTCTTTGAACTTCCCTACGAGGAGAGATCAAAACACATGTCGGCAGACATGTCGGCTCCAGTACGGTACGGCACGAGTTTCAACCAGATCAAAGACAATGTCTTTTGTTGGAGAGACTTCTTGAAACTCTACGCACATCCTCTCCCTGACTATCTTCCTTATTGGCCTTCTTCTCCCTCCGACTTCAG
- the LOC104792448 gene encoding uncharacterized protein LOC104792448: protein MIGCKSLLIVLLIVSLFARHQCHEPDPDRHEPDPDRHEPDLHEPDPDRHEPDPDRQEPNPDHPKGIERCFHKFMGEPWQLEYLCCIKKPSICTPFIFPEDCIKCPPLTKDETPSPSIDATLPDM from the exons ATGATTGGTTGTAAGAGTTTGCTTATCGTTCTCTTAATTGTCTCTCTCTTTGCTCGTCACCAAT GTCACGAGCCGGATCCCGATCGCCACGAGCCGGATCCCGATCGCCATGAGCCGGATCTCCACGAGCCGGATCCCGATCGCCACGAACCGGATCCCGATCGTCAAGAGCCGAATCCCGATCATCCAAAAGGAATAGAAAGATGTTTCCATAAATTTATGGGAGAACCATGGCAACTCGAGTATTTGTGTTGTATCAAAAAACCTTCCATATGCACTCCTTTCATCTTTCCTGAAGATTGCATTAAGTGCCCGCCGCTTACAAAAGATGAAACACCTTCTCCTTCGATCGATGCAACATTGCCTGATatgtaa